A window from Rhizosphaericola mali encodes these proteins:
- a CDS encoding dihydrodipicolinate synthase family protein, which translates to MSFKWDGVFPAVTTAFTKEEELDLELFGKNLLAQKEAGVRGIIIGGSLGEASTITKSEKELLVKKAIEVLGADFPIIVNIAEGATRDAISLAKDAKSWGASGLMLLPPMRYKASNDEVVLYFKTVAAATDLPIILYNNPFDYKIEITLDMFSQLVDIPTIEAVKESTRDITNVTRMKNKFGDRFKILCGVDTITFEELCAGADGLVAGLVDALPAETVAIVNLVKAGKYKEAQEIYRWFLPLLEFDIDPQLVQYIKLVETYTGIGNEFVRAPRVPLSGEKRAKAIEIIEERLACRPSLPDYLHL; encoded by the coding sequence ATGAGTTTTAAATGGGATGGCGTATTTCCTGCCGTGACTACTGCATTTACGAAAGAAGAAGAATTAGACTTAGAATTATTTGGTAAAAATTTATTGGCTCAAAAAGAAGCTGGTGTTCGTGGTATTATTATTGGCGGATCATTAGGTGAAGCTAGTACCATTACAAAATCAGAAAAAGAATTACTTGTAAAAAAAGCTATTGAAGTTTTAGGTGCAGATTTCCCTATAATTGTAAATATTGCAGAAGGTGCGACAAGAGATGCAATTAGTCTTGCTAAAGATGCAAAATCTTGGGGTGCAAGCGGTTTGATGTTGCTACCTCCAATGAGATATAAAGCTTCAAATGATGAAGTTGTATTATATTTCAAAACTGTTGCAGCCGCGACTGATTTGCCTATTATTTTATATAATAATCCATTTGACTATAAAATCGAAATTACTTTAGATATGTTCAGCCAATTGGTGGATATCCCTACTATTGAAGCTGTAAAAGAATCAACTAGAGATATCACCAATGTTACTAGAATGAAAAATAAATTTGGTGACAGATTTAAAATTTTGTGTGGTGTAGATACGATTACATTCGAAGAACTTTGTGCTGGTGCTGATGGTTTGGTTGCTGGCTTGGTGGACGCACTTCCTGCTGAGACTGTTGCCATTGTAAACTTGGTAAAAGCTGGAAAATATAAAGAAGCTCAAGAAATTTACAGATGGTTTTTACCTTTATTGGAATTTGACATAGATCCACAATTGGTACAATATATTAAATTAGTAGAAACATATACAGGTATAGGAAATGAATTTGTACGTGCTCCCAGAGTTCCATTGAGTGGAGAAAAAAGAGCAAAAGCTATTGAAATTATTGAAGAAAGATTAGCGTGCAGACCTAGTTTGCCTGATTATTTGCATCTTTAA
- a CDS encoding aldehyde dehydrogenase (NADP(+)) yields the protein MTLEENIDQIMVNAKNAFTIYKKSSKKDRAQFLENLADALESQRTELVPLAMEESHLPEGRLQGELSRTTNQLKAFAALLKEGSWVEASIDQAKPDRKPLAKADIRKMLQPVGPVVVFGASNFPFAFSTAGGDSASVLASGSTLVIKAHPGHPKLSDKVFAILDSAVISSGMPEFTIQHVTDTSFDAGKLLVQHTVTAGVGFTGSQKGGLALVEYAKARKNPIPVFAEMGSINPVVLFSDKLAQDPTALAKQYAGSITVGMGQFCTNPGLILAVKSSSLDTFLAVLKDEIAKVLPQKMLHAGIQKAYNTGLNRILEKSDVSIVGKADTEAVDIEGYPTVVKTEGKTFLQKEYLQEELFGPYSIVVEVEDLSELETILASLGGQLTTTLMATEKDLADYPNIIDLQTSLAGRVIINDVPTGVEVCSSMIHGGPFPATTDVRYTSVGTTAIKRWVRPICYQGFPENFLPDELKAANPLKIWRLVDDNWTNESQN from the coding sequence ATGACATTAGAAGAAAATATAGATCAAATTATGGTAAATGCTAAAAATGCATTTACCATATATAAAAAAAGTAGCAAAAAAGACCGTGCACAATTTCTTGAAAATTTGGCTGATGCTTTGGAAAGTCAACGAACAGAATTAGTTCCATTGGCAATGGAAGAAAGTCATTTGCCCGAAGGAAGACTTCAAGGTGAATTGTCGCGAACTACCAATCAACTAAAAGCATTTGCTGCATTATTAAAGGAAGGTAGTTGGGTGGAAGCTTCGATAGATCAAGCTAAGCCTGACCGTAAGCCTTTAGCAAAAGCGGATATTCGTAAAATGTTACAGCCAGTCGGTCCTGTTGTTGTATTTGGTGCGAGTAATTTTCCTTTTGCATTTTCTACTGCTGGTGGTGATTCTGCTAGTGTATTAGCATCTGGTTCTACCTTAGTTATAAAAGCTCATCCTGGTCATCCCAAGCTTTCAGATAAAGTATTTGCAATATTAGATAGTGCGGTTATTTCTAGTGGTATGCCTGAGTTTACGATTCAGCATGTGACAGATACATCATTTGATGCAGGTAAATTATTAGTGCAACATACAGTTACTGCAGGTGTTGGTTTTACTGGCTCTCAAAAAGGTGGTTTAGCATTAGTAGAATATGCGAAAGCACGCAAAAATCCAATTCCTGTATTTGCAGAAATGGGCAGTATTAATCCTGTCGTTTTATTTTCGGATAAATTAGCTCAAGATCCTACAGCTTTAGCCAAACAATATGCGGGCTCTATAACGGTAGGGATGGGACAATTTTGTACGAACCCAGGTTTGATTTTGGCGGTAAAATCTTCTAGTTTGGATACTTTTTTAGCCGTTTTAAAAGATGAAATTGCAAAAGTATTACCTCAAAAAATGTTGCATGCGGGTATTCAAAAAGCATACAATACTGGATTGAATCGTATACTTGAAAAATCAGATGTTTCTATAGTTGGTAAGGCGGATACAGAAGCTGTGGATATTGAAGGCTATCCAACCGTAGTAAAAACAGAAGGCAAAACCTTTTTGCAAAAAGAATATTTACAAGAAGAATTATTTGGTCCATATTCTATAGTTGTAGAAGTGGAAGATTTATCTGAATTAGAAACTATTCTTGCGTCCTTAGGTGGTCAATTAACTACAACATTGATGGCTACGGAAAAAGATTTAGCGGATTATCCTAATATAATTGATTTACAAACAAGCCTTGCTGGTAGAGTTATTATCAATGATGTGCCTACTGGAGTGGAGGTTTGTAGTAGCATGATTCATGGTGGACCGTTCCCAGCGACTACAGATGTACGTTATACTTCCGTTGGTACTACGGCGATTAAGAGGTGGGTGCGACCCATCTGCTATCAAGGTTTTCCTGAAAACTTCCTTCCTG
- a CDS encoding RNA polymerase sigma factor, producing MQIPQDDILIKGLVNNDRYCIETIYKENFKIIKSFIINNKGDLNEAKDVFQEALILLYEKAKNGNLNLTSKLSTYLFAICKNIWLKRLNRNNTYTTEIQEDVTSDLSEQDNIQRSEEEQETNLKFETMDWAMESLGEPCRSLLQAFYIHKKDMREISETFGYTNTDNAKTQKYKCLMRLKKLFFDKIKSR from the coding sequence GTGCAGATTCCACAAGATGACATATTAATAAAAGGTTTGGTAAATAATGATCGTTACTGCATAGAAACGATATACAAAGAGAATTTTAAAATTATCAAGTCTTTTATTATAAATAATAAAGGCGACTTGAATGAGGCTAAAGATGTGTTTCAGGAAGCGCTTATATTATTATATGAAAAAGCTAAAAATGGCAATCTGAACTTGACGAGTAAATTGAGCACCTATCTTTTTGCAATTTGTAAGAATATTTGGCTGAAAAGATTAAATAGAAATAACACATACACTACGGAAATTCAAGAGGATGTTACTTCTGACTTATCTGAACAAGATAATATTCAACGATCGGAGGAAGAGCAGGAAACCAATTTAAAATTTGAAACGATGGATTGGGCGATGGAGAGTTTAGGAGAGCCTTGTAGATCTCTACTTCAAGCCTTTTACATTCATAAAAAAGATATGCGTGAAATATCTGAGACTTTTGGCTATACCAATACAGATAATGCCAAAACACAGAAATACAAATGTCTGATGCGTCTAAAGAAATTATTTTTCGACAAAATAAAAAGTCGATAA
- a CDS encoding S1C family serine protease — translation MKKEQLLEEIESALFNSKGKISYQDLKNLDHEEGTEIEENILFFNAMKDYADKKHFLSTLHSIQNNLPDTEEKTPGKVVSFFQKYKKVTAIAASIAGITAITITGVTNYFSPKTDESKIQQLSRDIEIIKKTQAVQSSRIKEVASKIPKGAVVKSGGSAFLIDTKGYFITNAHVLNGQGAIVTNTKGQDFKTSIVYVDQTRDLAILKISDKDFKPSKSLPYDIKRNKLDLGQDIFTLGYPRNEIVYNTGYVSAATGFDGDTSTIQVSMMANPGNSGGPIFNKEGQIIGVLSTRETKSEGVSFAIKANEIYQTLDDWKKSDTSAISLKLKESKSLKNTPRTSQIKELEDYIYLVKVY, via the coding sequence ATGAAAAAAGAGCAATTGTTGGAAGAAATAGAATCTGCCTTGTTTAATTCGAAAGGCAAAATTTCTTATCAAGACTTAAAAAATCTTGATCATGAGGAGGGTACTGAAATAGAAGAAAATATTCTTTTTTTCAACGCTATGAAAGATTATGCTGACAAAAAGCATTTTTTGAGCACGTTACATTCTATTCAAAACAATTTACCAGATACTGAAGAAAAAACACCTGGCAAAGTCGTTTCATTTTTCCAAAAATATAAAAAGGTCACTGCGATTGCAGCATCTATTGCTGGCATTACAGCTATAACAATAACTGGTGTAACCAATTATTTCTCCCCAAAAACGGATGAATCCAAAATCCAACAATTGAGTAGAGATATTGAAATTATCAAAAAAACACAAGCAGTACAATCCTCTAGAATTAAAGAAGTTGCTTCTAAAATTCCTAAGGGAGCGGTAGTAAAAAGTGGAGGCTCCGCATTTTTAATCGATACCAAAGGCTATTTTATTACAAACGCGCACGTTCTAAATGGACAAGGTGCTATCGTTACAAATACCAAAGGACAAGATTTTAAAACTTCGATCGTATATGTAGATCAGACTAGAGATTTAGCTATTCTTAAAATTTCGGATAAAGATTTTAAACCTAGCAAATCACTTCCTTACGATATTAAAAGAAATAAATTAGATCTTGGACAAGACATTTTCACATTGGGATATCCAAGAAATGAAATTGTTTATAATACAGGTTATGTAAGCGCGGCAACTGGATTTGATGGAGATACAAGTACTATTCAAGTTTCTATGATGGCGAATCCTGGGAACTCTGGTGGCCCTATTTTTAACAAAGAAGGACAAATAATTGGTGTTTTAAGTACGAGAGAAACGAAGTCTGAAGGTGTATCATTTGCCATAAAGGCAAACGAAATATACCAAACTTTAGATGATTGGAAAAAGTCTGACACCTCAGCTATTTCTTTGAAGCTAAAGGAAAGTAAGTCATTGAAAAATACACCAAGGACCAGTCAAATAAAAGAATTGGAAGATTATATTTACTTAGTAAAAGTTTATTAA
- a CDS encoding entericidin — MKKLLFVLALGAFAASCGNGSTESTKSDSTLTDSSLVSDSSATAPAADSAATPAADSATATPATDSAK, encoded by the coding sequence ATGAAAAAGTTATTATTCGTTTTAGCACTTGGTGCTTTCGCAGCTTCTTGCGGTAATGGTTCAACTGAATCTACTAAATCAGATTCTACATTAACAGATTCTTCTTTAGTATCTGACTCATCTGCAACAGCTCCAGCTGCTGATAGTGCTGCTACGCCAGCTGCTGATTCTGCAACTGCTACACCAGCTACTGATTCTGCAAAATAA
- a CDS encoding helix-turn-helix domain-containing protein gives MKHKQQIDNRLLLINKNLWFGSISELNSESNPFKLNLDFHYIIIDTSNKKNYHLLFLSQLQIHTLIELTSLQNSKVFGFSEIFFTDKEQSRQILFNNFKKENLQSGDNLATIELKEYSKFILQVIEQIFELYIEIKNIQQNIDIHIIKNLLTTVLLLALKKSSIFITEKIEKLPIINSQNLAVKFIQLLDLHFQTESSLGFYIEKLATTENILKNECKKKLGLPPKEIMQKKVITEAKRLLLNQSITIQQIAYDLGYNDPSNFNKFFLKRTGLTPNDFRKEAANNIISSRFLP, from the coding sequence ATGAAACACAAACAACAAATAGATAATCGACTACTACTTATCAACAAAAATTTATGGTTTGGCTCAATATCTGAGTTAAATAGTGAATCAAATCCTTTCAAATTAAATCTAGATTTTCATTATATTATAATTGATACAAGCAATAAAAAAAATTATCATTTACTTTTCCTTTCTCAGTTACAAATCCATACATTAATTGAACTAACTTCTTTACAAAACAGCAAAGTATTTGGATTTTCTGAAATATTTTTCACAGACAAAGAACAATCTAGACAAATATTATTTAACAATTTTAAAAAAGAGAATTTACAGTCAGGAGATAATCTCGCCACTATAGAGCTTAAAGAATATAGTAAATTTATACTTCAAGTTATTGAACAGATATTTGAATTATACATAGAAATAAAAAATATACAACAGAACATCGATATCCATATTATTAAGAACCTACTAACTACCGTTTTATTATTAGCATTGAAAAAATCATCTATTTTTATAACAGAAAAAATAGAAAAGTTGCCAATAATCAACTCTCAAAATCTTGCAGTCAAATTTATCCAATTACTAGATCTACATTTCCAAACAGAATCCTCTTTGGGGTTTTATATTGAAAAACTAGCAACAACAGAAAATATATTAAAAAATGAATGTAAAAAGAAACTAGGGTTACCTCCAAAAGAGATAATGCAAAAAAAAGTAATTACAGAAGCGAAAAGATTATTATTAAATCAATCTATAACGATTCAACAAATAGCATACGATTTAGGCTATAACGACCCTTCAAATTTTAATAAATTTTTCTTAAAAAGGACTGGATTAACTCCTAATGATTTTAGGAAAGAAGCAGCAAACAATATCATTTCTTCACGATTTTTACCATAA
- a CDS encoding helix-turn-helix domain-containing protein translates to MLHYHSLTDMYHQNLWGAPEHPLFGLVGCMSSCPLGDREFTTDCYVIAFKKIKAGHIMYGRTKFDHENGSMFFAKPRQIIEMKGLEFEENGFMIMIHEDYLKGHELFKTIEQYSFFDYEVNEALHLSPKEEQIIKELYSKIEEEYHNNPDEYSREIILSHVDAILKYAQRYFKRQFIDRTQLSGKTISRFNEVLKNYLAKNSLQDQGLPSVNYMAEQLYLSPRYLSDLLKQETGKTALELIHLSLISEAKNQLRLGEKSISEIAYDLGFENASYFTRLFKKQSSMTPLEYRKMQMN, encoded by the coding sequence ATGCTTCACTACCATTCTCTTACCGATATGTATCACCAAAATTTGTGGGGAGCTCCTGAGCATCCTCTTTTTGGCTTAGTAGGTTGTATGTCCTCTTGTCCTTTAGGTGATCGGGAGTTTACGACTGACTGTTATGTGATTGCGTTCAAGAAGATTAAAGCAGGACATATCATGTATGGAAGAACGAAATTTGATCATGAAAATGGTTCCATGTTTTTCGCCAAACCTCGCCAGATTATTGAGATGAAAGGCTTGGAATTTGAAGAAAATGGCTTTATGATTATGATTCATGAAGATTATCTGAAAGGGCATGAATTATTCAAAACCATTGAACAATATAGTTTTTTCGACTATGAAGTAAATGAAGCGCTACATCTTTCCCCAAAAGAAGAGCAAATAATCAAAGAACTATATTCAAAAATTGAAGAAGAATATCACAATAATCCAGATGAGTATAGTCGTGAAATTATCTTGAGTCACGTAGACGCTATATTGAAATACGCACAACGTTATTTCAAACGTCAATTTATTGACAGAACACAACTGTCTGGTAAAACAATCTCTCGTTTTAATGAAGTTTTAAAAAATTATTTGGCCAAAAATAGTTTGCAAGATCAAGGCTTACCAAGTGTCAACTATATGGCGGAACAATTGTATTTATCGCCGAGATATTTGAGTGATTTATTGAAACAAGAAACGGGGAAAACCGCATTGGAATTAATACATTTGTCGCTTATTTCAGAAGCTAAAAATCAACTTCGTTTGGGTGAAAAAAGTATATCCGAAATTGCTTACGATTTAGGTTTCGAAAATGCCTCCTATTTTACACGTTTATTTAAAAAGCAATCTAGCATGACACCTTTGGAATATAGAAAGATGCAGATGAATTAA
- a CDS encoding T9SS type A sorting domain-containing protein, whose amino-acid sequence MKYYIVYSVIAVLFATSSNAQTTYSKTFYVTGSNESQYIKFAITTNTVNIKDIGNYNYQKINFEINCTLTITAVNFPSTTSIYGNITFGGSSSATDVTTYFPASGDISTTTSPYTYTTSITTTSNSTISAYYDNLSDKSMVNNTSILPLAAFSLAKITFNVSNYNDANGPKGAYSFDNYNTDSSNYLISTSNYSLPITLTDFTATSITNAIQLNWSTSSEINNKYYALQRSENAIEYDSIGVVNGSGTTNSINNYSYIDYNYSPTINYYRLKQVDYDGNYSLSKVISINMTSNSNNDISIYPNPGNGQINIKGSYDNIKMIQLYNISGQLMDKIIPSSNQFQLRNGLSSGFYIIKIILKNNNPISLKYMLR is encoded by the coding sequence ATGAAATATTATATTGTATATAGCGTAATAGCAGTATTGTTTGCTACTAGTAGTAATGCACAAACAACTTACTCAAAAACATTTTATGTAACTGGTAGTAATGAAAGCCAATACATAAAATTTGCAATTACAACTAATACTGTAAATATTAAAGATATCGGAAATTATAACTATCAAAAAATAAATTTTGAAATTAATTGCACATTAACAATTACAGCCGTAAATTTCCCAAGTACTACAAGTATCTATGGTAATATTACATTTGGAGGCAGTTCAAGTGCTACAGATGTGACGACTTATTTCCCTGCAAGTGGAGATATATCCACTACAACCTCCCCATATACTTATACAACAAGCATTACTACGACATCCAACTCAACAATAAGTGCTTATTATGATAATTTAAGTGATAAAAGCATGGTTAACAATACCAGTATTTTACCATTGGCGGCATTTTCTTTAGCTAAAATAACATTTAACGTGTCTAATTATAATGATGCTAATGGACCAAAAGGCGCTTATAGTTTTGACAACTACAATACAGATTCTAGCAATTATTTAATTTCTACGTCTAACTATTCACTACCCATCACCCTTACTGATTTCACAGCAACTTCAATAACTAATGCTATTCAATTAAATTGGTCAACAAGTTCTGAAATTAATAACAAATATTATGCATTACAAAGATCAGAAAATGCAATTGAATATGACTCTATAGGTGTAGTAAATGGAAGTGGAACAACGAATTCAATAAATAACTACTCATATATTGATTACAATTATAGTCCAACTATAAATTATTATAGATTAAAGCAAGTAGATTATGATGGAAATTACTCCTTATCCAAGGTAATTTCTATTAATATGACGTCTAATTCTAATAATGACATTTCCATATATCCAAATCCTGGAAATGGACAAATCAATATCAAAGGAAGTTATGATAATATAAAAATGATACAGCTATATAATATATCTGGACAATTAATGGATAAAATCATCCCGAGTTCAAATCAATTTCAATTAAGAAATGGACTTTCTTCAGGATTTTATATAATTAAAATAATATTAAAAAACAACAACCCTATATCATTAAAATATATGCTAAGATAA
- a CDS encoding SDR family NAD(P)-dependent oxidoreductase: MSKIIFITGASKGFGRLWAEALLRRGDKVAATARNTDALKDLVTKYGENVLPLALDVNDRNSVFEAVNKAAKHFGEIDVLINNAGYGLFGTTEETTEAQARQQMETNFFGSLWVIQAILPIFRQQKSGYLIQISSVLGLTTLPLLGLYNASKFAVEGLVETVATETSGLGIHTTLIEPNGYATDWAGASAGQTSADITDYNSIRKAFAESGDNADNWGKPEATVQPVLNLIDNPNPPKRLLFGKVAYNLMHDVYSARLKEIEDWKEVSITAHGH, translated from the coding sequence ATGAGCAAGATAATATTCATTACAGGAGCATCTAAAGGATTTGGCAGATTATGGGCAGAGGCCCTATTAAGACGCGGCGACAAAGTTGCTGCAACCGCCAGAAATACTGATGCATTAAAAGATTTAGTAACTAAATATGGCGAAAATGTATTACCATTGGCATTAGACGTGAATGACAGAAATTCCGTATTCGAAGCAGTAAATAAAGCCGCTAAACATTTTGGAGAAATTGATGTATTAATAAACAATGCGGGATATGGTTTATTCGGAACGACAGAAGAAACAACTGAAGCGCAAGCTAGACAACAAATGGAAACGAATTTCTTTGGTTCTCTTTGGGTAATACAAGCTATTTTGCCCATTTTTCGTCAGCAAAAAAGTGGATATCTAATACAGATTTCAAGTGTTCTTGGTTTGACAACTTTACCATTATTGGGATTGTACAATGCTTCAAAATTTGCAGTGGAGGGTTTGGTAGAAACGGTTGCAACAGAAACTTCTGGACTAGGTATTCACACAACTTTAATTGAGCCAAATGGCTATGCAACAGATTGGGCGGGCGCTTCTGCCGGTCAAACGAGCGCTGATATCACTGACTATAATTCAATACGTAAAGCATTTGCAGAGTCTGGTGACAATGCAGATAATTGGGGTAAACCAGAAGCTACAGTGCAACCAGTTCTGAACTTAATTGACAATCCAAATCCTCCTAAAAGATTATTGTTTGGAAAAGTTGCGTATAATTTAATGCATGATGTATATTCCGCGCGGTTGAAGGAAATCGAAGATTGGAAAGAAGTAAGCATTACGGCACACGGTCACTAA
- a CDS encoding NADP-dependent oxidoreductase, whose translation MKAIVLNAPGGVDQLEYQDFDIPTIQDGEVLVKVKAISINPVDVKSRAGHGMYGMLKDFRPLILGWDISGVVEETKSDKFKVGDAVFGMVNFPGHGKAYAEYVAAPAAHLALKPANIDFNEAAATTLVALTAWQALVENGKVQKGQKVLIHAASGGVGHIAVQIAKYLGAEVTGTSSEKNKDFVLSLGADHHIDYHNYDWIAQKREFDFVLDTIGGNNIDNSLAVTKEGGTVISIPSGLNENVTEKAKALGVNGYFILVHSNGKQMQQIADLLTNGTIKTTIAQKFPFSQMREAHLQQETARTVGKIIVEL comes from the coding sequence ATGAAAGCAATCGTATTAAATGCGCCTGGTGGTGTAGATCAATTAGAATATCAAGATTTTGACATTCCAACTATTCAAGATGGAGAAGTTTTAGTAAAAGTAAAAGCTATTAGTATCAATCCTGTGGATGTTAAAAGTCGAGCTGGACATGGTATGTATGGTATGTTGAAGGATTTTCGTCCATTGATTTTAGGTTGGGATATTTCCGGCGTAGTTGAAGAAACTAAGAGTGATAAATTTAAAGTTGGTGATGCCGTTTTTGGTATGGTTAATTTTCCAGGTCATGGCAAAGCTTATGCAGAATATGTCGCTGCACCTGCTGCTCATTTGGCTTTAAAACCAGCCAATATCGATTTTAATGAAGCGGCTGCAACTACGCTCGTTGCATTAACTGCTTGGCAAGCACTTGTAGAAAATGGCAAGGTTCAAAAAGGTCAAAAAGTATTGATACATGCGGCTTCTGGTGGCGTTGGTCATATCGCTGTACAGATTGCAAAATATTTAGGTGCGGAAGTTACCGGAACGTCTTCCGAAAAAAATAAAGATTTTGTATTGAGTTTGGGAGCGGATCATCATATTGACTATCATAACTATGATTGGATTGCTCAAAAAAGAGAATTTGATTTTGTATTAGATACCATTGGTGGTAATAATATTGATAATTCTTTAGCAGTAACCAAAGAAGGTGGTACTGTTATTAGTATTCCTTCTGGTTTAAATGAAAATGTTACAGAAAAAGCAAAGGCATTAGGTGTAAATGGATATTTTATTTTAGTTCATTCGAATGGGAAGCAAATGCAACAGATTGCTGATTTACTTACCAATGGAACGATTAAAACAACTATTGCACAGAAATTTCCATTTAGCCAAATGAGAGAAGCACATTTGCAACAAGAAACAGCTAGAACTGTTGGTAAAATTATAGTGGAGTTATAG
- a CDS encoding AraC family transcriptional regulator: MKVLQFTIPVQEDKAIIARVDRLPFFYPYLHRHKETQITWVQQGEGTLMVNNQMHPFETNSLYFIGANQPHIFKSSPSYHNPKSTKSIVSLDIFFDPEIISKTLLNINELKPLQFFLKKIQTGFKIPQNLVPTISNKMLLINQSDDTILKTLYFIELLQDLKNIEDPELLSSERSIISTETDGIRISQIYNFILQNFDKDISLEDVAKKAFMTPQAFCRFFKKHTRHTFVSFLNEIRVNEACKLFLDGNYEGISTIAYKCGFNSITNFNRVFKSVTGKSPKLYKENLLKKMELNYA, translated from the coding sequence ATGAAAGTACTACAATTCACCATTCCGGTGCAAGAGGATAAAGCTATTATAGCTCGTGTGGACAGGTTACCGTTTTTTTATCCATACTTACATAGACATAAAGAGACGCAGATTACTTGGGTTCAACAAGGAGAAGGTACACTTATGGTTAATAATCAGATGCATCCCTTTGAAACCAATTCTCTTTATTTTATCGGGGCAAACCAACCGCATATTTTCAAAAGCAGCCCTTCGTATCATAATCCCAAAAGCACAAAAAGCATTGTTAGCTTAGATATATTCTTTGACCCTGAAATTATTTCCAAGACATTATTAAATATTAATGAATTGAAACCACTTCAATTCTTTTTAAAAAAGATTCAAACAGGTTTTAAGATTCCGCAAAACCTTGTTCCTACAATCTCAAATAAAATGCTTTTAATAAATCAATCTGACGATACAATACTAAAAACATTGTACTTTATTGAATTATTACAGGATTTAAAAAATATAGAAGACCCAGAACTACTTTCCTCTGAAAGATCAATTATTTCCACAGAAACGGACGGAATCAGAATCAGTCAAATCTATAATTTCATATTACAAAATTTTGATAAAGATATTAGTTTAGAAGATGTCGCTAAAAAAGCATTTATGACGCCACAAGCATTTTGCCGCTTCTTCAAAAAACATACGAGACATACATTTGTATCATTTTTGAATGAAATAAGGGTCAATGAAGCTTGTAAATTATTTCTTGATGGCAACTATGAAGGTATCTCGACCATAGCGTATAAATGTGGTTTTAATAGTATTACCAACTTTAATAGAGTATTCAAAAGTGTGACAGGAAAATCTCCCAAATTATACAAGGAAAATCTTTTAAAGAAAATGGAGTTAAACTATGCATAA